One window from the genome of Vicia villosa cultivar HV-30 ecotype Madison, WI unplaced genomic scaffold, Vvil1.0 ctg.000101F_1_1_3, whole genome shotgun sequence encodes:
- the LOC131624077 gene encoding UDP-glycosyltransferase 79A6-like — MSFTNLFALILVNLHFPSLSFSVSIFLHSHFGKDFGKGFCGFLRSLAHSRFVLLSVLSLQTFQARTIFMMIFQRYGNNPTGSDRVIQILSECSLIVFKSCREIEGPYIDHFQNQLKKPVLVSGVLVPEPSTDVLDEKWTKWLDNFPEKSVILCSFGSETFLSDEQISELAIGLELTNLPFILVLNFPSNLNAEIELERALPKVFRERE, encoded by the exons ATGAGTTTTACTAACTTATTCGCTCTCATTTTGGTAAATCTTCATTTTCCTTCACTCTCATTTTCGGTTTCAATTTTCCTTCACTCTCATTTCGGTAAGGATTTCGGTAAGGGTTTCTGTGGATTTCTTCGCTCACTCGCTCACTCTCGTTTCG TTCTTTTATCTGTTCTTTCCCTTCAAACCTTTCAAGCAAGAACAATCTTCATGATGATCTTCCAAAGATATGGCAACAACCCTACTGGTTCTGATAGAGTCATACAGATACTCAGTGAATGCTCACTAATAGTGTTTAAAAGTTGCAGGGAAATTGAAGGTCCTTACATAGATCATTTTCAAAACCAGCTCAAAAAACCAGTTCTTGTTTCTGGAGTACTTGTTCCCGAGCCATCGACCGATGTTCTCGACGAAAAATGGACAAAATGGCTAGataattttccagaaaaatcTGTGATATTGTGTTCCTTTGGTAGTGAAACATTTCTAAGTGATGAACAAATCAGTGAACTAGCAATTGGTTTGGAGCTTACAAACTTACCTTTCATTTTGGTCTTAAACTTTCCATCAAATCTCAATGCTGAGATTGAGCTGGAAAGAGCATTACCAAAAGTGttcagagagagagagtga
- the LOC131624087 gene encoding F-box/FBD/LRR-repeat protein At3g26920-like — translation MKRARHKHNYYENKDRLSDLPNCLLLHILSFLNAKRVVQTCILSKRWKNIWKSLHVLRLSSSNFKTVRGASSVEAVQNFNKFMSNILSLRDYSASLHTLDVHRYAIRKPRQLKWIIKYAVSHNVQHLNIYLKCHFQQFPPCLFSSRTLTSLKISVFRSRLYHMRAFFPNSLNLPALTTLSLQSFTFLVGDDGCTEPFSALKKLNSLIIDKCEVLDSQNLCISSTTLVNLTIIMSYREHRSYFGFELSAPSLCTFNFSGLPLQKLCRSNGNLSTVKHVSIDVDYWVLAADTPLVLLNWLVELANIKSLTVTSTTLKVLSLVPDLLKFEFSSLCNLKSLKVKRKYPSSVPDGLVDFLLQNTPLVEVDIVD, via the exons ATGAAGAGAGCAAGGCATAAACACAATTACTATGAAAACAAAGACAGACTCAGTGACCTGCCCAATTGCCTTTTACTCCACATACTCTCCTTTTTGAATGCCAAGCGAGTGGTTCAGACTTGCATCCTCTCCAAGAGATGGAAGAATATTTGGAAGTCTCTTCACGTCCTTAGATTAAGTTCTTCAAACTTTAAAACAGTCCGGGGTGCTTCTAGCGTCGAGGCTGTTCAAAATTTCAACAAATTCATGTCTAATATTTTATCTCTCCGGGATTACTCAGCCTCACTCCATACTCTTGATGTTCACCGCTATGCAATTAGGAAACCTCGCCAACTCAAATGGATTATAAAATACGCTGTTTCACACAATGTCCAGCATTTAAATATCTATCTCAAATGTCATTTTCAACAATTTCCGCCTTGCTTATTTTCATCTCGCACTTTAACCTCTCTTAAAATTTCTGTTTTCCGCTCTAGATTGTATCATATGCGAGCGTTTTTCCCTAATTCTCTAAATTTGCCAGCATTAACCACCTTGTCTCTACAGTCATTCACCTTTCTTGTTGGCGATGATGGATGCACCGAGCCTTTTTCTGCGTTAAAGAAGTTGAACAGTTTGATCATTGACAAATGTGAAGTTCTTGATTCACAAAACCTTTGCATATCAAGTACCACACTTGTCAATTTAACGATAATCATGAGTTATAGGGAACATAGGTCCTACTTTGGATTTGAGCTATCTGCACCAAGTCTTTGTACCTTTAATTTTAGTGGTCTTCCTCTTCAGAAACTCTGTCGGAGCAATGGCAATCTCTCCACGGTCAAGCATGTAAGTATTGATGTCGATTATTGGGTTCTTGCGGCTGATACTCCTTTGGTTCTACTCAACTGGTTGGTGGAGCTTGCTAATATCAAATCATTGACAGTTACTTCAACCACTCTTAAG GTTCTTTCTCTTGTTCCCGATCTATTGAAGTTTGAGTTCTCTTCCTTATGTAACTTGAAGTCACTGAAAGTAAAAAGGAAATATCCTTCCTCAGTACCTGATGGATTGGTGGACTTTTTGCTTCAAAACACACCCTTGGTGGAGGTTGACATAGTAGATTGA